A segment of the Populus nigra chromosome 12, ddPopNigr1.1, whole genome shotgun sequence genome:
CCTTCCTTTCCTGATGAGAGCTGGATCGAGTTTCTCAAAGAAATTAGTTGTGAAAACAACCAATCTTTCTCCTTTACAAGCTGACCAAAGTCCATCAATAAAATTCAGAAGCCCAGAGAGAGTGACCTGACTCTGTTTGCCACCTGTTTCTTCCTTTGGCAGTTTCAGCTTTGGATCCTTCTCATCTCCCCTTCCctgttcttcctttttcttcttcctttgacCAGTTAGATCAAGAGAACAGTCAATATCCTCGATCACAATAATGGATCTGCTCGATGTCTCGATCAGTAGTTTTCTCAGCTCAGTGTTATCTTTCACGGAAGTCAATTCGAGATCATAGATATCGTAGTTCAAAAGATTAGCCATGGCTGCGATCATAGTGGATTTACCAGTCCCTGGGGGGCCATAAAGAAGATAACCCCGCTTCCAAGCCCTTCCAATTCTTGCATAGAACTCTTCTGCCTGGCTGAATGTGATGAGATCATCCATGATTTCCTTCTTCTTATCAGCCTCCATTGCAATCGTCTCAAAACTAGCCGGATGCTCAAACACTACATGCCTCCAGCATGATCCACTGTTAGTGTAAAGCTTCCTTTGCCGGTTTTTCACCTTGATTGCATCACCCTCTTTCAAGACATGACTCAAGTAAGTCCCGAGTATGAGATTCCGGTGTCTTTTATGGAAAGTGAGCGTGTAGTACATTCTCTCATCCGTTACTGGATAGAAAGAAAATGGTTGTGTCTTGGAAATATGTTTCCCAGAAGCCCACCGTAGTTTGACTCCTTGGAACTCGTCAGTAACCTCTTCAAAGTCATCCATGCTAAGAACAAGGGACTGGGTGCTGTTCTTGACGACATCAGCCTTGAGCCGCTTAGCCTGCATAGATGAACTAGAACCAAGGTAGTTCTCGATAGCAGAGTAAGCTTCACTGCGCATGAAACGATCTCCAGTGAATTCATTGAACGTAATTTGAATGAAAGGGTAAACAAAAGTGAAGACGCTTTTGGAGTGTTTCTCGAAATAGTTTTGCAACTGATATGGACAATATTGCTTGAACATAGCCCAAAAAAACATGACACTCGCAATTACAGATCCTAACTGAGTAAACATATCTACTGTCttcattctttctttccttttttttttttttttatctgttccCCTCCTTCCCTTATCTTGAATGAATGTTTTGCCGCAACAATTTTATAGCCCAGGGAGCAAGGACAGAgatgatctttatttttatattaaaatattaatataatagtcTATGtcttgcaaaaaaaacaaaaaatggcgTGGCCAGATAAATACCATAACTTGCTCAACATTTctattttcttgatatttttttgtcaattgttttgtgttttttgttcaGGTAGGttggtcccttttttttttttcttgatttatttatgtcGACAGGATATATGTCACATCTACTTTTGAAATTATAGAATTACTATAGTTCTTGAATTTTCAgtgcaagtattttttttctttaattttctaaataacaaatctaattgaatttattttacttttttcttcttcttctatctaaattttaatagatagctaataaaaatcaaatttgtagGGCTTACGTTTTTTAGCTAAGAGATTAAGTAATCTACTAAACAAAAGCTATATGAATaacttgttttataaaaaaaatttacatatcaaaattttaaaaaatctaataaatatatcTCACCACATGAAAATAACTTTTTGCTTGGCACATGtttgatatataattttgatatataatttactatatatatatatatatatatgagtgtttgttacttaattaaatataattgggATTGTTTGATACTCAAATCAAATTCATGTAActcaattgattttttgtttaatagtaaattattttttagttgtattAATTGTTTAATAATATCATTGACATACAATTTAATGAGTTaagatcataattttaaaacttgacccGGCCCGACGGGTCGACCCAAGACTCGGTTGACCCGGGACTGGAAGCAGGCTGGGTTGATAAAAAACCGGTCAGGGAATTGGCTTAGCAAAACCCAATCGACCTGGCGGGTCAACCCCAGACCCGGTCGACCTGGGTAACCCAGCTGAGACccggctgatttttttttatatatatatatatatatatatatatatatatatatatatatatatataatgttaccgttttagttttttactaTCAAATATCAACCTATTTGTAATATAAAGATAGAATCACAAAAAACCTAATCACTTCTCTCatctttctgttctttctttcGTTCGAGTTGCTAAAGGGGGTTGTTTGTTCCACTATCCTTATTGGTCTGAGATCTACCaggaaaagaaaatctttttcttttcttatttagatTCTTAGTCTTTCTTAGATGAGAGAAAGAGTAGAAACAAAGGGTAAGCTCTCTAGAAAATGGGGGCTGCTAAATTAGAAAGAAGGTATAGATGGGAATGATATTGGTCAAACAAAATGGATGTGTTATGTTAGATTCTGTCAGTGGATGTTTCCAAGTTTTCCTTCCCTTGACACTTGGTTTTTGAGGGGAGATTTCCAGTCTCAAGAGGGATAAGAGAATAGAGAATAAATCAGGATCTCGATCGATGAAATAGGAAACGAGTTGATTTAGCTTTGAGAGCgaggaaaaaaagagatttcAGATCTGTTGTTTGAAAAATTTATCCATCAATTGTGAATGTttgaatcaaagtttaattgtgtttttgggTTAATCTTGAGTTTATGGAGACTAAGGTTGCTGCTTTGAGAGAAAATAATAGttgtgtttgaatttttttttttgttgacctaGATCAACTCATCTAACTTGTGACCCGATCATTAGACCGGGTCGACTACCgagtcgggtttaaaaactatgattatgATAATCATTTCACTGAGATGAGTATGaagttatttatgtttaaaCCCAAGTAACTCTTTCTCTACTTTCaacaaagataaatttattcaCCTTGCTCATTTTTATCCCGATGAATTCTCTATAATGAACCTTATGGTACTCGGTTACCAATTTGATATGTATATTATTGATTTATACAATGATGATGATTTCTTTGGTATTAAATGTATTGCTAGTCttgctgaaaaaataataaagataaagaatGACAGTTTAGAgagattttttcaaattagtaTATATGCTTGGCATATATACTTTTCAAATTACCATTATTTCTATTAGTTGCAACTACTAAAatgaaaagagttttttttttatatgcgtATTATTAAGAGTAAATTGCAGAATAAGATGAGAAATAAACGGATAGATGATAGTTTGATTGTATATGCTGAGAAAAATATCTTTGATGTGATTAATAATGAAGtcattataaaaagattttaaaatataaaaacttgaagagaacaattataatgtaagttttttattttaaaaatatttttaaattaatttagctTGATATAAGTTAATACAtgtatttcaaatcaatttctcATGTAAGACATGtctatataatatcaaatatttattattaatttatcctctcatttgaaaaactaaatcaGCCACTAGTTATTTCTGATTAAAAAGCTGGAGTTATAAAGTTAATGAATCAACTTTCTAGTTAATGGATTAATCCATAGATCAcattaatttatcataaatatattatctATGTACTTGCATCATAAGATAGGACATTGCAAATTGTCACCTGTTTCATCTAATCGAGTTTAATTATTAAGAAGAAATCTAAAACATCTCTAAGACTGTTAATCCCCTCATAAATACTGCAAATTACATGGCATTGCTGTCATTGAACTAATACAAGTGTGATAATTCTGTCTCAAGAGACCAAACTTCTTCAATCTGAAATGCTGCAGTGTTGATCTTTAGTGGCTGAAGCCCTACTCTTTTTCCTTACAATTCGTTTCTGTATTTCCATTATCACAGAAACCATTCTCTTTTCCTCGCTCTTTTGCATTTTCTTCAGGTGATGagcccttttcttttgctttttcttcAGGTGATGAATCCTTTTCTGTTGCTTCTTCTTCAGCTTTCAATCTGGCGTCCTCTTTTGCCTTCTCAAGCCCTGCTATTAGTCCCTCCAAGCAAACCTTGTTGTCTCCAGGAAGAGTCTTTGGCATTAAATGCTCCGCCACTTCAGCGGGAGTCATTTTGGTCTCTCCCAGCAACTCTTGGATCTTGGAATACAAGTGGTGTGTCTCAAGCCGAAGGTAATTCTTAGCCAAAACCTTGAATGCTTCAAAGCTACAATAGGACAATTCTATGTGCTTGTCCATCCTTCCTTTCCTGATGAGAGCTGGATCGAGTTTCTCCAAGAAATTAGTTGTGAAAACAACCAGTCTTTCTCCTTTACAAGCTGACCAGAGTCcatcaataaaattcaaaagcccAGAAAGAGTGACCTGACTCTGTTTGCTGTCTGTTTCTTCCTTTGGCAGCTTCAGCTTTGGATCCTTCTCGTCTCCCCTTCCctgttcttcctttttcttcttcctttgacCGGTTAGATCAAGAGAACAGTCAATATCCTCGATCACAATAATGGATTTGCTCGATGTCTCGATCAGTAGCTTTCTCAGCTCCGTGTTATCTTTCACAGAAGTCAATTCGAGATCATAGATATCGTAGTTCAAAAGATTAGCCATGGCTGCGATCATAGTGGATTTACCAGTCCCTGGGGGGCCATAAAGAAGATAACCCCGCTTCCAAGCCCTTCCAATTCTTGCATAGAACTCTTCTGCCTGGCTAAATGTGATGAGATCATCCATGATTTCCTTCTTCTTATCAGCCTCCATTGCAATCGACTCAAAACTAGCCGGATGCTCAAACACTACATGCCTCCAGTATGATCCACTGTTGGTGTAAAGCTTCCTTTGCCGGTTTTTCACCTTGATTGCATCACCCTCTTTCAAGACATGACTCAAGTAAGTCCCGAGTATGAGATTCCGGTGTCTTTTATGGAAAGTGAGCGTGTAGTACATTCTCTCATCCGTTGCTGGatagaaagaaaatgatggtGTCTTGGCAATATGTTTCCCGGAAGCCCACCGCAGTTTGACTCCTTGGAACTCATCAGTAACCTCTTCAAAATCATCCATGCTAAGAACAAGGGACTGGGTGCTGTTCTTGACGACATCAGCCTTGAGCCGCTTAGCCTGCATGGATGAACTAGAACCAAGGTAGTTCTCGATAGCAGAGTAAGCTTCACTACGCATGAAACGATCTCCAGTGAATTCATTGAACGTAATTTGAATGAAAGGGTAAACAAAAGTGAAGACTCTTTTGGAGTGTTTCTCGAAATAGTTTTGCAACTGATATGGACAATATTGCTTGAACATAGCCCAAATAAACATAACAGTCGCAATTACAGATCCTGACTGAGTAAACATATCTACTGtcttcattctttctttctttctttttgatctGTTCCCCTCCTTCCCCTTTCTTGAATGAATGTTTTGTGCAACAATTTTATAGCCCAGGAAGCAAGGACAGAGATGATCTCATTGGCCAAGTAAGTTAGTAGTGTGATGGAAACTCAAGGAACAAGAGAGAGAATTTCAGAAAAGTTTgcgtttgatattttatttcttttttttttgtttaatgaacACTCAATATTCCTTGGATATGTGTAACGTCACAATctaattcaatatataatttaagatGAATAATCCTAATAagaatttagaatttctttCATAACTAATTTCATATTGAGTTCTGCCACATGATAGagaatcttttatttatttattaatttgaatgtatgagacagttctatgactaatttcatgaatttttaagTTAACGACCATCTAAGCTTCTAATGACCTTGAGGTTTGTGAGAGTCaaactgataatttttaaaaagcaaacttAGAACCTAATCAATTAAACTATACCCTTCAGATTTACAT
Coding sequences within it:
- the LOC133669146 gene encoding AAA-ATPase At3g28580-like, whose translation is MKTVDMFTQSGSVIATVMFIWAMFKQYCPYQLQNYFEKHSKRVFTFVYPFIQITFNEFTGDRFMRSEAYSAIENYLGSSSSMQAKRLKADVVKNSTQSLVLSMDDFEEVTDEFQGVKLRWASGKHIAKTPSFSFYPATDERMYYTLTFHKRHRNLILGTYLSHVLKEGDAIKVKNRQRKLYTNSGSYWRHVVFEHPASFESIAMEADKKKEIMDDLITFSQAEEFYARIGRAWKRGYLLYGPPGTGKSTMIAAMANLLNYDIYDLELTSVKDNTELRKLLIETSSKSIIVIEDIDCSLDLTGQRKKKKEEQGRGDEKDPKLKLPKEETDSKQSQVTLSGLLNFIDGLWSACKGERLVVFTTNFLEKLDPALIRKGRMDKHIELSYCSFEAFKVLAKNYLRLETHHLYSKIQELLGETKMTPAEVAEHLMPKTLPGDNKVCLEGLIAGLEKAKEDARLKAEEEATEKDSSPEEKAKEKGSSPEENAKERGKENGFCDNGNTETNCKEKE
- the LOC133668944 gene encoding AAA-ATPase ASD, mitochondrial-like; protein product: MKTVDMFTQLGSVIASVMFFWAMFKQYCPYQLQNYFEKHSKSVFTFVYPFIQITFNEFTGDRFMRSEAYSAIENYLGSSSSMQAKRLKADVVKNSTQSLVLSMDDFEEVTDEFQGVKLRWASGKHISKTQPFSFYPVTDERMYYTLTFHKRHRNLILGTYLSHVLKEGDAIKVKNRQRKLYTNSGSCWRHVVFEHPASFETIAMEADKKKEIMDDLITFSQAEEFYARIGRAWKRGYLLYGPPGTGKSTMIAAMANLLNYDIYDLELTSVKDNTELRKLLIETSSRSIIVIEDIDCSLDLTGQRKKKKEEQGRGDEKDPKLKLPKEETGGKQSQVTLSGLLNFIDGLWSACKGERLVVFTTNFFEKLDPALIRKGRMDKHIELSYCSFEAFKVLAKNYLRLETHHLYSKIQELLGETKMTPAEVAEHLMPKTLPGDSKVCLEGLIAGLEKAKEDARLKAEEEAREKGSSPEENAKEQGIENGLCDNGNTELNFKEKE